In a single window of the Nicotiana tomentosiformis chromosome 8, ASM39032v3, whole genome shotgun sequence genome:
- the LOC138897658 gene encoding uncharacterized protein: protein MLKDYDITISYCPGKANVVADALSRKAVSMSSLAYILVSERPLASDVSELNQVLSFTVYRSSLYQRIKECQYDDPYLLVLKDIVQYGDAKKVSVRDDGVLRMQGGICVPNVDGLHLFGLEDSSKGKAVVD from the exons atgttaaaagactatgatatcaccatttcgtattgtcctgggaaggccaatgtggtggccgatgccttgagtaggaaggctgtgagtatgagtagccttgcatatattctagtaagtgagagaccgctagcatcagATGTTTCGGAGCTTAATCAGGTTCTTTCTTTCACGGTTTATCGGTCTTCTTTGTATCAACGCATCAaagagtgtcagtatgacgacccctatttgcttgttcttaaggacataGTGCAGTATGGTGATGCCAAGAAGGTTTCTGTTAGAGATGATGGagtgttacggatgcagggtgggatctgtgtgcccaatgtggatgggcttc ATTTGTTTGGTTTGGAGGATTCTTCAAAAGGCAAAGCTGTCGTTGATTGA